A single Phytohabitans houttuyneae DNA region contains:
- a CDS encoding recombinase family protein → MRWIFAQRLAGHSTAGIARTLNALGVPSPAAHYRARNRHRSGAGWTLRGVAPILANPRYTGQQV, encoded by the coding sequence TTGCGGTGGATCTTCGCGCAACGGCTGGCGGGGCACAGCACCGCCGGGATCGCCCGCACCCTCAACGCGCTCGGTGTCCCATCCCCCGCCGCCCACTACCGGGCCCGGAACCGGCACCGCAGCGGTGCGGGGTGGACGTTGCGGGGTGTGGCGCCGATCCTGGCCAACCCGCGCTACACCGGGCAACAGGTGTGA